In a genomic window of Lycium ferocissimum isolate CSIRO_LF1 chromosome 9, AGI_CSIRO_Lferr_CH_V1, whole genome shotgun sequence:
- the LOC132029715 gene encoding nuclear pore complex protein NUP85, which yields MPGLTSSESDELAIVPFSGDSEKQPVVIYPVRHGLKSPINRLSISWGCGNTLRVSAFPKPHGEAGGGGRVVEVKLSNSGDDEEVDAATWRRIAYSSVTPFALLQSRKHSGMSLDNPPYKADWWEHVIEYSKEISSLLSDRKPPPKPIIEDPKSVVNEIAEPTCLKAAWELLEIFYVDKQSQSWIPERLLDWLADYSSLFSGTLPTIHSRLVDFQQELGGVQVVEEDPNYWDAMSSALAVGWLEIVVKLLRLHGSYRFDQLVSRETENGLVEAVAVLISKMPRMRPSLREENLGECCKTKPDFLKAWEKWRAQISKLDCSSYWLQCDHQQTKEGLKNLIQIMLGNPSVLSNATFNWMELFISHFLYVRPFTAGLESMHNLAQKCMQSKPVSSPHKLFGLILGILGENTEVVLAECSRSFGPWMMAHAVELLTAGNTHAEILLHEEHSKLGGVSIEELHRLVYAQVLSSHALTWQIAPIYLTSCIKQGIGLLENLLYKQPVQHSQILLKSIEICRLYELDTISSNIMRIAGVHHWKHGRKGSGVFWLQQARDEFRLSRIAKQLFDFVGKSVSDEGFKQWEGLIELLGSESRTAGGLEFLNKYRNFRRSLLQVHGDTPTDAARNASEALVSLMKNPSTPQRFWLPLLYDSLKLLNWQERLLLNVSQTQLLLNKLQELSMARLRPDFVEADLASDALSSVRLALATTLGRAILEE from the exons ATGCCAGGGCTGACGTCATCAGAATCCGATGAGCTGGCAATTGTTCCATTCTCAGGGGACTCAGAAAAGCAACCAGTAGTGATCTACCCTGTCCGTCACGGCCTGAAATCCCCAATTAATCGACTCTCAATTTCATGGGGGTGTGGCAATACTCTCCGTGTCTCGGCTTTCCCCAAACCGCACGGTGAGGCTGGCGGTGGTGGTAGAGTGGTGGAGGTGAAGCTGAGTAATAGCGGAGATGATGAGGAAGTTGATGCTGCTACATGGAGGAGAATTGCTTACAGTTCGGTTACTCCTTTCGCGCTTCTTCAGAGCAGGAAACATTCTGGAATGTCCTTGGATAACCCTCCTTACAAGGCTGACTG GTGGGAGCATGTCATAGAGTACAGCAAAGAGATAAGTTCACTGCTCAGTGATCGAAAACCACCTCCTAAACCAATTATCGAAGATCCCAAGTCGGTAGTAAAT GAAATTGCAGAGCCAACGTGTCTGAAAGCGGCGTGGGAGCTATTGGAGATATTTTACGTAGACAAGCAATCTCAATCTTGGATTCCTGAACGGTTGCTAGATTGGTTGgct GACTACAGTTCTTTATTCTCGGGAACTTTACCAACTATTCATTCAAGGCTTGTGGATTTTCAGCAGGAACTTGGTGGTGTACAG GTTGTTGAAGAAGATCCTAACTACTGGGACGCGATGTCATCAGCGTTGGCCGTTGGCTGGCTGGAAATTGTG GTAAAATTGTTGCGCTTGCATGGCTCTTACCGGTTTGATCAATTAGTTAGCCGAGAG ACAGAGAATGGATTGGTTGAAGCAGTTGCTGTTCTTATATCCAAGATGCCTAGAATGCGTCCTAGTCTGAGAGAAGAAAATTTGGGCGAGTGTTGCAAAACCAAGCCTGACTTCTTGAAG GCATGGGAGAAGTGGAGGGCACAAATAAGTAAACTGGACTGCAGTTCCTATTGGCTTCAATGTGATCACCAGCAGACTAAAGAAGGGCTAAAAAATTTGATCCAGATCATGTTGGGAAATCCTAGTGTTCTATCAAATGCAACTTTCAACTGGATGGAGCTTTTTATATCCCATTTCTTATACGTTAGGCCATTTACTGCG GGTCTAGAGAGCATGCACAATTTAGCTCAGAAGTGCATGCAATCAAAGCCAGTTTCCAGCCCCCATAAGCTGTTTGGTCTTATACTTGGAATTCTTGGAGAAAATACTGAG GTTGTTCTAGCAGAGTGCTCAAGATCATTTGGCCCCTG GATGATGGCGCATGCTGTAGAGTTGTTGACAGCTGGGAACACTCATGCAGAAATTCTTTTGCATGAAGAGCATTCCAAACTGGGGGGAGTTAGCATAGAAGAGCTGCATAGACTTGTATATGCACAAGTTCTGTCTTCTCATGCATTGACATGGCAA ATTGCACCAATATACTTGACTTCATGCATAAAACAAGGGATTGGATTACTGGAGAATTTGCTGTACAAGCAGCCTGTACAGCATAGTCAAATTCTGTTAAAG AGTATAGAGATCTGCCGTCTGTATGAACTTGACACCATAAGTTCAAACATTATGAGG atTGCTGGGGTGCATCACTGGAAACATGGGAGAAAAGGCTCTGGTGTCTTTTGGCTGCAGCAAGCTCGAGATGAATTTCGTTTAAGCAGAATTGCCAAGCAATTATTTGATTTCGTGGGGAAGTCGGTTTCTGATGAAGGATTCAAG CAATGGGAAGGTCTCATAGAGTTGCTGGGTTCCGAGTCTAGAACTGCTGGCGGTCTTGAGTTTCTGAACAA ATACAGGAATTTTAGGAGATCCCTGCTGCAGGTTCATGGTGATACACCCACAGATGCTGCTCGTAACGCATCTGAAGCTCTTGTCTCT CTCATGAAAAATCCTTCCACGCCGCAACGCTTTTGGTTACCTCTTCTATATGATTCA